One window of Leifsonia sp. AK011 genomic DNA carries:
- a CDS encoding ECF transporter S component, producing the protein MSASSNRFTWRVVDIVVASAIGVAAGLVFWVWNQFYQPATAPLEAALPGMQALLYGVWLFAGVLGGLIIRKPGAAIYVEIIAATVSALLGAQWAFLTLEAGLVQGLGAELVFLAFRYVNWSWFVALLAGALSGLAMALNDLVLWYPGADTAFGVTYAISAVLSGAVIAGLGSWLLARGLARTGALDRFASGRENTVRV; encoded by the coding sequence ATGTCCGCATCATCCAACCGTTTCACCTGGCGGGTCGTCGATATCGTCGTCGCGAGCGCGATCGGCGTCGCAGCCGGTCTCGTCTTCTGGGTCTGGAACCAGTTCTACCAGCCCGCAACCGCGCCGCTCGAGGCCGCGCTCCCGGGCATGCAGGCCCTGCTCTACGGTGTGTGGCTCTTCGCCGGCGTGCTCGGTGGACTGATCATCCGCAAACCGGGTGCCGCCATCTACGTCGAGATCATCGCGGCAACCGTTTCCGCTCTGCTCGGTGCGCAGTGGGCGTTCCTCACGCTCGAGGCGGGCCTCGTGCAGGGTCTCGGCGCCGAGTTGGTGTTCCTCGCCTTCCGCTACGTCAACTGGAGCTGGTTCGTCGCGCTCCTCGCGGGTGCCCTCTCCGGTCTCGCGATGGCCCTCAACGATCTCGTGCTCTGGTACCCCGGTGCCGACACGGCTTTCGGTGTCACCTACGCGATCTCTGCCGTGCTCTCCGGCGCGGTGATCGCCGGGCTGGGCTCGTGGCTCCTCGCTCGCGGACTCGCGCGCACGGGCGCGCTGGACCGTTTCGCGTCGGGGCGCGAGAACACCGTTCGCGTGTGA
- a CDS encoding LLM class F420-dependent oxidoreductase, protein MDFRIFTEPQYGATYDDQLGLALAAERLGFNAYFRSDHYSTMSSQSNGLPGPTDSWVTLAGLARETSTIRLGTLVSSATFRLPGILAIQVAQVDAMSGGRIDFGLGTGWFEAEHRQYGIPFPEKRFGPFEEQLEIITGLWNTPIGERFSYDGSHYQLVDSPALPKPAQAHVPIIIGGAGASKTPALAARFADEFNSWRAELELTAERIARVRAACEAIGRDPGELVFSIAGTTAVGGSAADLTRRADATGQPLEALRSSGFAGTASEVVDVLGALQELGVSRIYFQVLDFADHDQLDYLAREIAPQLG, encoded by the coding sequence ATGGACTTCCGCATCTTCACCGAACCGCAGTACGGCGCCACCTACGACGACCAGCTCGGACTCGCCCTCGCCGCCGAACGGCTCGGGTTCAACGCCTACTTCCGGTCCGATCACTACTCGACGATGAGTTCGCAGTCGAACGGGCTACCCGGGCCGACCGACTCGTGGGTGACGCTGGCCGGGCTGGCGCGCGAGACCAGCACGATCCGGTTGGGGACGCTCGTGTCATCCGCCACCTTCCGCCTGCCGGGGATTCTCGCCATCCAGGTCGCGCAGGTTGACGCGATGTCGGGTGGACGTATCGACTTTGGGCTCGGGACCGGATGGTTCGAGGCCGAGCACCGGCAGTACGGGATCCCCTTCCCGGAGAAGCGCTTCGGGCCGTTCGAGGAGCAGCTCGAGATCATCACCGGGCTCTGGAACACGCCCATCGGGGAGCGATTCAGCTACGACGGCAGCCACTACCAGCTCGTCGACTCCCCCGCGCTGCCGAAGCCGGCACAGGCCCACGTGCCCATCATCATCGGTGGCGCCGGTGCCTCGAAGACGCCGGCGCTCGCTGCTCGCTTCGCGGACGAGTTCAACTCGTGGCGAGCCGAGCTGGAGCTGACTGCCGAACGTATCGCACGCGTGCGGGCGGCATGCGAGGCGATCGGCCGTGACCCGGGCGAACTCGTGTTCTCGATCGCCGGCACTACAGCCGTGGGTGGCTCTGCCGCGGACCTCACCCGCCGGGCGGATGCCACGGGCCAGCCTCTCGAGGCGCTGCGCTCCTCCGGCTTCGCGGGCACCGCCTCCGAGGTTGTCGATGTGCTGGGCGCACTGCAGGAGCTCGGCGTCTCGCGCATCTACTTCCAGGTGCTGGACTTCGCGGACCACGACCAGCTCGACTACCTCGCCCGCGAGATCGCGCCCCAGCTCGGGTGA
- a CDS encoding emopamil-binding family protein has translation MTDATLPNLPLRKRPIDIVFAVFFTLFIVTSCIADMLPTLGIDFSQPTGNFLVDSNYWYAHDADPLFMHPPVWMRIVTGLSAFVYMLFYLVLVPALIRGWNWIQLPAVIYATMIASITGIIVFGVEFFGEPEFQTGNPAKFLAFNLPYVLVPLLLLVRMRKPLPFTRRF, from the coding sequence GTGACGGATGCAACGCTGCCCAACCTGCCCCTCCGCAAGCGCCCCATCGACATCGTGTTCGCCGTGTTCTTCACGCTGTTCATCGTGACGTCGTGCATCGCGGACATGCTGCCGACGCTGGGCATCGATTTCAGCCAGCCGACCGGCAACTTCCTCGTCGACTCCAACTACTGGTACGCGCACGACGCCGACCCGCTGTTCATGCATCCGCCCGTCTGGATGCGCATCGTCACCGGTCTCAGCGCGTTCGTGTACATGCTCTTCTACCTGGTGCTCGTGCCGGCCCTGATCAGGGGATGGAACTGGATCCAACTGCCGGCAGTGATCTACGCGACCATGATCGCGTCGATCACGGGCATCATCGTGTTCGGGGTGGAGTTCTTCGGCGAGCCGGAGTTCCAGACCGGCAACCCGGCGAAGTTCCTGGCGTTCAACCTGCCGTATGTGCTCGTGCCCCTTCTGCTCCTCGTGCGCATGCGCAAGCCACTCCCCTTCACGAGAAGGTTCTGA